The stretch of DNA TTTACCCTCCTCAAATTTGACCAGAACATCAAAATCGCTTTCGGCCTTCTCTTCTCCACGAGCGACCGATCCAAAAAGGCCCAATTCCTCTATTCCATACGATTTGAAAAAGGCAGACTCTTCTCGAATCAGCTGAAGGAATCGGTCCTTTCCTGTCATGACACTATTGTTGGGAAATTGATCGAAGAATCAAGAAGAAGGGTTTTCGGGGA from Puniceicoccus vermicola encodes:
- a CDS encoding nucleotidyltransferase family protein, with protein sequence MTGKDRFLQLIREESAFFKSYGIEELGLFGSVARGEEKAESDFDVLVKFEEGKKSFRNFVAVSDFLEERLGGPVDLVTVEGLSPHIGPSVLEETYNVPLAS